The genomic stretch CCAGATAATACCAGGAACTGTCCATCTGATCAAAGACCCAGCCTGTCTGCATGGCTCCATCTAAGCTCAGCCAATACCATTTTCCATCGACCAGAAGCCAGCCTGTTGCCATATTGCCCTTATCATTGAAATAGTACCACTTTCCGTTCACTTTTTTCCAGACAGAGCTAACTATGTTTGATTCAGAGTTTCGATTTCTGTCCTGGCTTCCCTCTCCGTCCAGATTCGTTTTCCGGAATTCACCTGTAATATATGTATCCTGCAGGAGCAGGAACTCATATTTTCCGTTTTTGTCCGGTGATACTGTCTTTCCGTTAACAGATAGACGTTTTAAACGATATCCAATATCAGGAACTGTCTTTACAATTACCTTTGTTCCCTTTTTTCCCTCAGAGAGATTGGCAGTAATGCTGCCGCCTTCCAGACTGTCATCTATGGACACTTGAAAGTGTTCTTCTCCTCCTGTGGTACTGTTAATGATTAAGGTCACTGTTCCGTTATCCGTTAACACAAATGATATTTTATCTGTTTTGTGATTCCAATAAATGGGTAATTGTCTGGTTTCTCCACCTGACCCCTTAAATGTCGCAGTAATGGAACTGCTGTCCTTTCCCTGATCAGGAATGTCCATCCACACTTTCACCGGAGCATTTAACGATATAGGCTTTCTATTTCCGTACTTATCCTCCAGCTGAAGCTGAAGCCCGAAGGTTTTTCGGAACTCTTCTTCTGTTTCCGATACATTGCCGTCATTGACCGACATAATTGCAGTACGGATTTCCTGATCATCTTCCTCATCTTCAAAGATCAAGAAAGCGGTTGAGGGAGATGCCTTGCTTGCATTGGAGGCAGTCGCTCTTACTGCACTGGAAGGAGTTGCACTGTTTCCTGTGATTTTAATGGGTATGCTTAACGCAGCCCCTGCAATCTGTATACCAGTAATTTCTGTTTCAGTGGAATCCACTCTGCTGTCTATCATGCAGTCATTTGCAGCCATCGCAGCCTTATACAGTTCTTCTAATGCGATCAATTGATCCATTAAATACGTTGCCAATTCCTCATTCGAAACGGCAGTTAAGGCATTGACTGCTGACCTGATGGCTTTTTGTACCTTGTAATCACTGTAATCATCGTTGCTTATCGCCTCTTTTACTGCGTCTTCAATAAGAGACTGGACTTTTTGAATGTTTTTCGGTAATTCTGGTCCCACTTTTCCGCCCAAAGAAACAAAGGCCTGAAGCTTTAACCCATTTTCCAGTTCAGCGGTCACGTTTAACCGGCTGCTCTCTTCAAAATCATCAATATCAAGACAGCCCTCTTCATCGATGCCGGTACCTGATTCTAAAGACTTATCTCCTGTGACCTTCCAGGTAATAATCCCCGCATCATTGGTGTAATCATTGACTGCAAAGGACATACTTTGTCCGGGGGCAAGAGTAACGGCCTGCGGATACAGGGAAGCTGCCAACTGCATTGTTGCATAAGAATTGGAGCCGTTGGTTCCTTTTACCTGAATGGTAAGCTTTGCTCCGTATTCTGTCAGTTCTGCCTTTACATTCTCGTCTGATGATAGAATTTCTGTCACAGGTTTATTTATTTCGATTACAATAGTACCTGTATTTTTCATCGTAGGATCAGAGGCTGAGACAGTCAGAATTCCATTCTCATCTTCTTTTGCCATGAAAGATGCAGCACCTTTTATGGAGAAGTCACCAATTTTTGAAGCAGCATCTGTCCATACATTGGCTCCAAGTGTATTTTCGGATCTGTCGTAAACAGCCTGCATCTGTGAAGTGTTTGCCAGGACCGTGATTTGTGGCTCCCTGGAATACTGTTCGGTTTCTTCAGCGGTCATTCCTGGAAGAAGTACATACTCGTATGTGGCATCTTCAGGATTCTTTCCATGGTCAAACCACATTTCCAGATAGTTCTCTTCCGCTTTTCCATTTGATGTTCCAACCATTGACCAGTTTCCGGCATTCCTTGCTTTTCTTACCGATATGGTTTGAGAACCGGCAGGGAAATAATAACCGATATCGCTTCCGTCCGTATTCCCTTCCAAATGAGCCCATGAAACATCGGAAAGCGTTGTTCCTGACACATCCACTTTTCCGTCTACAATATCTACTAAAGATGCGGACTCAGTCATAAGATCTTTTGGCTCTCCGTTGATGATCAGCGCATTGTCGCCATCCTGTTTTAAACGCCTGTTTTCAATAATGCTTTCCACCGGATATTCTTCTCCGGAATTAGATATGCCGGCTCCAAGGCATACGATTTGTTCCCCAAGCATAAACCAGGATTTCTTAGCAGACAGATTAGGGGAATACGTCACGGCAGGAGAACCTTCTCCCTCTTTGACCCGGACTTCTCCGGTTAAAGACATTCCGTTTATTCCGTCATTTTCTATGCTGCTGCCTCCGACCCAGGATTCTCTTGAACGGAAATCTCCGCCTTGGGCAAAGCCTGAGCTGTCCGGCTGACCGTTACCGATATTCTTGGAAACGAGAGTCGTTCCCGCCAACCGGAGAGGATTTACAGTGTTCCAGAAATTTTCCGTATACTGCATGGTATCCTGATTGTATAAGTAGGTCATACCGCTTCCCTGATGCCAGCCATACCGGTTTTCATGATTCATGATTTCCGTATTCTGAATACGTTCTGAATACATGGATAGTACCATCAGGAACTTGTCTGTCCGGTGAATGGCCCGGTCCATGAGAGGCAGATTTTTATGTATCGGAGCAATGGAGGTGGCAATAGAATCATCTCCCTGAATTTCCAGGGCCTTTTCCTTTATCGATATATACTCTGCTCCGCTTAAGATCTTTATAAATCCGGGATCAATCTCCATCCAGGCTTTTAATGAACTTTTTAATTCTTCCTGCACTTCAGGAGAAACGGAATCCATAAGCTGGATCATAAGAATCATTGCTTCTCTTCCTGCATCCCGGTTACTGCCGGCAGGTCTTGATACAGAACGACCTTTCAGAGAATCCAGCATCAGACCATCATACATTCCATTCAAAAACCCTTCTTTCAAATAGAATTCCAGGTTTTCCTGCACTTCTCTGGGATATTCCCAAGGTGTTCCGGCAAATAGAGGCGGCATTCCTGCCCCGCCTTTCAGGAACTCAATTCCGTAGGACCCTAAATATGGCACATGGGAATGGTCAAGATAAGAACCATCTGCATAAAAACCGCTGGTGTAACCCTGATCCGCAATTTTGGTACTGTCTTTTAAGCTCTGGATTATAAATGTCTCCGAAGAAGCTTTTTGAGCCATGTAAACAAGCTCATTATCTTCTCTGATAATTCCCAGTCCCAAGGCGGTCCTGGAACAGTCAATGATATTGGCTCCCTGTGCCGTCCGGTATCCCTGAGCATGGGTGCTTCCGGTTCCAATGATGCCTTCATGATATGGATCCGGCTGAAAGAAATAAAGTCCCTCGGTATAAAGGCTGATTTCTTCCTCTGTCAGCTGGTCATATATAAGGACCAGTATTGGAATAAGGTCTTTGGGAACGCCGATTTCCCACGTCCACCAGTTATCTGTCTGGGTCTTTGGTGAGTAACATTGGGAACACAGATAGTTCATGATCTGTTTTATGTCCTTTATCAGCTCATCATTTTGGTAATAAAGGTTCCCCTTTGCTGCATATGCCTTTGCCATTGCCAGCACCTTTTTAAAAGCCGGACGAAACTCTACCGCATCATTCTCATAGGGAATCTCCGGGTTACCCTCAGCTCCTTCATCCTTAAGCCAGGGGATTCCGGCACAGGAATCCTGTCCTTTATAAGAATACGCTTCCCATGCAGATTTTGCCTGAGCCTGAATGTCGTCAAGGATCACTCTGCCTCCATCAAGTTCAGTTAAATCATTTCCGATGAGAGAATCTTTCCACCGTTTGCGGATTGTCTCGTAATCTTCTGGTTCTGTCTGGGGTAGATTTGCCGGATCTTCATATAGAACTGTTACGTTCCACTTTTTTTGTTTTCCGTTTTCATCAGTTGCCAGTACAGTGACATTTCCTTTTTCATTTGCCGTCAGCAGTGCGTCTTCACCGGAAAGCTTTTTAACAGAAGCGATGTGGCTACCATCAGCATCTCCGGCTTTTCTTGTTCCATCTGTTTCGCCTTCTAACAACTCTCTCTTAATCTTACTGCTTCCCGCATTGCGTACATAATTTCCGTCGGGCTTTGGTATTTTAACTTCCCAACGAATGCTGCCGGATAATTCAGCCGGTTTTTCAACCCGTCCGTCTTCTCCTCTTACCAAAACAATCTCATCTCCTGTTATTGCTTCAGCTGCCTTTCCTTCAATCGTCAGAACCACTGGCTCAGATCCCATTTCGGAAGCATCGAATTTAAGGAAAATATTAGAGCCAAAAGAGGAATCTGCCAATGCCTTTTGGTTTGAATTTGTTAGTATGCCTTTTCCCCGGGTTTCCAGTGTTACCTCCAGATAACCATCGGTTTGGTTCTCAGGCTTTGCAATATTTAGTGTTATATTACCATTAGAAGGATCTTTTTTTACGGTAAGTGACATACTCTCATTCATCGTTAAGGACACTACCTGATTATCCAGCCTGATGCTGTCGGAAGACCACTTGTTTACAGATATAAGCCCTTCTGTAATACTGGAAGCAGCCTGTATCTGCGGAGTATTTATCAGAAGCCTTGCATCGGTTTTGTAGAGACTTGAATTTGAATAATCAGCGGTTGTTTTCCCTGCGACCATGGTATACTGGTAGGTTTCTCCGGGAGCAATAAAAAACTCGGCCAATTGAGCCGTATCAGACTGTTTCGTGTTCAGTCGATAGTATACGTTTGAAGTAGTCAGGAACGATCCGGTCTCGCCGTCTCCAAACACATAGGACCATTGCAGTTCGTTATTGTTCAAGTCAGATGCGCTGAGCCAGTTTCTCTGGGTATGAATCCCTTTCGTCGGTGTATTAATGAGGGAACTCCACTGGTTTGTACTTGCTGACAGTACATTTCGGTATCCGTTGTTGGGATTTGTCAATGCCAGCTTTGTATCTTTTAAAACAGGAATATTATCTACAACGGTTATGAGCTGCCCGCTGCTTCCTGTTTGTGCCTTGAGGCCTGCTCCGGCACAAAGGATTTCGTCACCGAATAAAAACCATGATTTAACGCCATGAACCTCATTCCCCAGCTTTACTCCTTGTACACCGTAAGTTTCCGAAAGTGACTTCATTGACAGTTCTGTTGTAATTTCACCCCCTCGAAATTGGTTTCCCCCTTCCCAGAACATGGTTGTTCCAGGTATCAGTTCTTCATTCATGGTGTTCCATGCTAAAGTCGTATCACTGTATTTAGATAGTGACAGACTTCCCCCTCCCACTGTAGGATTAATGGACGCAGCATAATGCCGTGTGTTTAATAATTCTGATCCGGATATTACTGGTAATGTCTGTCCGGCAGCTGGAACTGTCATGACCATCTGCATTGCCAGACACATGCTTGTCACCCGCTTCCACTTGTTCCTAATCTTTTGCTTCACACAAAATTCCTCCTTTTTTATTAAAATAATTATATTAGTGATCTTGAACCTATTGGTAAGTTGTCCCACCTTTACCATAAAAACAGTCAGAGATATAATATAAAAATTTATTTAATTATATGGAATTTTTTTACTATAATAAATGAACTATTTTAAAAATAATTGTAATATTTTAATGTTTTTAATAATTATAAATTTAATTTTATAATATTTTTGTAAAAGATGTATTATTTGCGGAAAAGGTAACTGTATAAATAATCTAATTTATTATTTAAATACATCATACAAATGAAATAAAATCTTGAGTTTTATGGGATAGGTTTATTCATACGGTTGACGAAGCAACAACTTTACTGGTATAATTGAGTTGTTGCTTTACCTGATCTGACATTATAATCCATCATCATATCTTAAATTTATGAATACCAATAACGTTTCATTTTCCAACAAGCTAAAGCGTTTTGAGCTGCCTGGCGGAAAAACCACATGTAGTATCCAATCATCCCGCAGAAATACAATTAAGTGAAATTTAAACATACCGCTGATTGTTTCGTAAAAGGAAAGAAGCTTTCGTTTTTCGATGCAAAAATCTCCATAGGAAGTTTGTTTTTTACGGAGTGAATAATATATGTAAGGAGAAATTATATGGGAATAAGCAAAAAACAACAGGTATCAATTGAAAGAGCAGAAGAATTAAAGGGGCGGATCGAAGATTTTTTAGAGGCACGCAAGAGAATTCCAAAAGGAATGGATTTAGAGGAAGAATTTATTAAGAGGAAAACCAGAATATTAGAGGTACTGGATGCCACAGAAGAAAATTGGAAAGATTACCAATGGCAGTTAACTCATAGAATAACGGATGTTGAAACTTTAAGTAAAATCATTTTCTTAAGCGAGACAGAAAAAATGCGCATTAAAAAGGTGGAGAAAAAATTCAGATGGGCGGTTTCTCCCTATTATTTAAGTCTGGCAGATCCAGATGACAGATATGATCCTATCCGGTTATTATCAATTCCAACCTATAAAGAATTAGAGGATACCTGCATGGATCTTGATCCCATGGGGGAAGAATTTACAAATCCAGCAGGTTGCATTACAAGACGATATCCAGACCGGTTAATTATTAATGTGACCAATGAATGTGCCATGTACTGCAGGCACTGCCAGAGAAGAAGGAATATCGGGGAGGAGGATGCTCATCGGTCCCGCAGCATGATTCTGGAGTCCATTGATTATATAAGGGAAAATGAAGAAATCAGGGATGTGTTGATCACCGGCGGGGATGCCCTGTGCCTTTCTGATGAATACCTTGAGTGGATAATAAAGCAGCTGAAAGAGATCCCTCATGTTGATTACATCCGCCTGGGAACCAGGAGCCTGGTAACCATGCCTCAAAGGATCACAGACCAATTATGTTCCATGCTGAAAAAATATCATCCGATCTATATAAATACGCATTTCAATCATCCCATAGAAATTACGAAAGAATCGAAAGCTGCATGTGAAAAACTGGCTGATTCCGGGATCGTTCTGGGAAATCAGGCCGTATTGTTAAATGGAATCAATAATGATAAGTACATCATGCGGTTGCTCAATCATGAGCTGCTCAAATGCAGGGTAAGACCTTATTACATCTTTCATGCAAAACATGTTCAGGGAACCGCTCATTTTAATACATCCATTGAAGACGGTATAGAGATCATGGAATACTTACGAGGCTACACTTCGGGTATGGCGATCCCCACATTTATAGTAAATGCTCCCAAGGGATTGGGAAAAACGCCTATCTTTCCCAATTACATTGTATCCCGGGGACCGGGCTATGTTCAATTAAGAACCTGGGAAGGAAATATCGTAAAATACGAAGACCATGAAACAAAGGATATCCGGAATTATCTTGAATCATGAGTGAACTGATATATGTCAGGCAAGATTTCAAAGCCTGATGAATTTCCTGCCATACGGTTAATAATCCTATGCGGAATGATTATAGGAAAAGCATAGATTGAATACCGGACAAGATGACGAGTTTGTTAGTTTCTTGTTCGGCATTCAATCTATGCTTTTTCGTTTAAAAAATAAGTGATATATTTAACAGCAACTATTTGGCTTATTGAGGTTTACCAATGTTATTTCATTTATAAGCTTTTTCACATGCTCTGCCCCGGACTCACTGATTGAATAATGCATCCATTTCCCATCCTTACGCCCTACAACTATCCCGGACTCACAAAGAATTTTCATATGGTGGGACAAGGTTGACTGGGTAATATCCAGTTTTTCCAGCAATTCGCAGGCGCACTTTTCTCCGTCTTGTAATAACTCTAATATTGCAAGTCTTTGTTCATCACAGAACGCTTTGAATATTTTAGCAGTTTTCTTGTGTTTATCCATAATCACTCCACACATTCATATATATCAATTTGATGTCATTATATACTCCGATTTAAATTTGTCAATATTTTTATATGATTCTAATCTAACAGCTGTATTTAATCTTCTGTCTTATTATCATTTAGTTTTGCATCACAATTTCTTATGGAAGGTATGGCCAGACATAAAAATGAGGCAAATAAAACCAGTGCTCCTGCAATCAGAAACCACTTCTCCACCCCATATTTCTCTGCAAAAACTCCGGAAACAGAAAGTCCTATTGGGCCGCTTATTAAGCGGATACTGCTAGATAATGATATTACCCGCCCTAAATACTTCGCTTCAAAGTTGCTTTGCAGCAATGGTGTATACATTCCCCAATAAAATGGGCCGGATATTCCCATTAACCAGGAGCATATTGCAAATATTAAAAAACCGTCACGCGGCAAGAACCCAGAGACAAACAAACTAAAACTCATTAACAGAAAAGAACCGATTATGGTATAAATTCTATTTTTAGTTCCTCCCCATCTGCCCAATATCAAAGAGCCAATCAGCAGCCCAATGGAAAATACAATTTCAGTAACACTTGCATTTGTGCTGGTACCATGAAAATATGACATACTCATCAGCGGAAACAATGCACTGGTCGGCATCATTGCTAAGGTATAAAGGGTACCTATTAAAACCAGGCCCAGCATTCCTTTTTTGGTACGAAGTATTTTAAAACCTTCCTTTGCCTCTTCTATAATATGTATCTTCCCTATGCTTTCATTATGATTTAATTCCGGGATTACTGATATCACAAGCATGAATACTGCAATTAATGCTCCAATAACATCAAGGAAGATGATACTGCTTAAGCTCCATGACTGATAGAGAACTGCCGCTAACGCAGGGCTAAATAATTGAGAAACAGATTCTAATGCCTGTGAGTATCCGGAACATCGTGTCAGTTGATCTTCCGGTACAATCTGAGGCGTCACTGCCTGAAGGCAAGGCGTATGAAAGGCAGATCCTATGGAACGAATCAGCAAAACCAATAAAATCAGTTCTGTGGATAAAACGCCCATCTTCCCCGCAATAACCATGATAAAACTGGCCGCAGCAATGAATAAATCTGAGACTGCCATAATCATCTTTCTATTATAACGGTCAATGAACACACCTATGAAAGGACCTAAGATTCCTTGCGGCAGGAATCCCATCATCATTGCGGCAGATAAAACCAAGGCGGAACCGGTTTTATCTGTTAAATGCCATACAATCGCAAACTGAAGGACAGAACTTGAAAATTGAGAAAATGCCTGGCCTGCCCATATAGTATAAAAATTTCGTTTCCAATTTGTTATAGATGCGTTCATAATATTCCCCCAATTTTAGTAGCTAAGAAAACATTATAAGTTTCATATCGATAAATGTCAATATATAAAACTGTTATATGTTATAAATAAGATTTTAACACCATGGTGCTGTTAAGAAGTCATTATAGATTTAAAAATTTGTGTCCAGGTATTTTCAAAGTTTTATTCTTATACTATAATTGGAATACAGGC from Lacrimispora sphenoides JCM 1415 encodes the following:
- a CDS encoding polysaccharide lyase family 8 super-sandwich domain-containing protein; the protein is MKQKIRNKWKRVTSMCLAMQMVMTVPAAGQTLPVISGSELLNTRHYAASINPTVGGGSLSLSKYSDTTLAWNTMNEELIPGTTMFWEGGNQFRGGEITTELSMKSLSETYGVQGVKLGNEVHGVKSWFLFGDEILCAGAGLKAQTGSSGQLITVVDNIPVLKDTKLALTNPNNGYRNVLSASTNQWSSLINTPTKGIHTQRNWLSASDLNNNELQWSYVFGDGETGSFLTTSNVYYRLNTKQSDTAQLAEFFIAPGETYQYTMVAGKTTADYSNSSLYKTDARLLINTPQIQAASSITEGLISVNKWSSDSIRLDNQVVSLTMNESMSLTVKKDPSNGNITLNIAKPENQTDGYLEVTLETRGKGILTNSNQKALADSSFGSNIFLKFDASEMGSEPVVLTIEGKAAEAITGDEIVLVRGEDGRVEKPAELSGSIRWEVKIPKPDGNYVRNAGSSKIKRELLEGETDGTRKAGDADGSHIASVKKLSGEDALLTANEKGNVTVLATDENGKQKKWNVTVLYEDPANLPQTEPEDYETIRKRWKDSLIGNDLTELDGGRVILDDIQAQAKSAWEAYSYKGQDSCAGIPWLKDEGAEGNPEIPYENDAVEFRPAFKKVLAMAKAYAAKGNLYYQNDELIKDIKQIMNYLCSQCYSPKTQTDNWWTWEIGVPKDLIPILVLIYDQLTEEEISLYTEGLYFFQPDPYHEGIIGTGSTHAQGYRTAQGANIIDCSRTALGLGIIREDNELVYMAQKASSETFIIQSLKDSTKIADQGYTSGFYADGSYLDHSHVPYLGSYGIEFLKGGAGMPPLFAGTPWEYPREVQENLEFYLKEGFLNGMYDGLMLDSLKGRSVSRPAGSNRDAGREAMILMIQLMDSVSPEVQEELKSSLKAWMEIDPGFIKILSGAEYISIKEKALEIQGDDSIATSIAPIHKNLPLMDRAIHRTDKFLMVLSMYSERIQNTEIMNHENRYGWHQGSGMTYLYNQDTMQYTENFWNTVNPLRLAGTTLVSKNIGNGQPDSSGFAQGGDFRSRESWVGGSSIENDGINGMSLTGEVRVKEGEGSPAVTYSPNLSAKKSWFMLGEQIVCLGAGISNSGEEYPVESIIENRRLKQDGDNALIINGEPKDLMTESASLVDIVDGKVDVSGTTLSDVSWAHLEGNTDGSDIGYYFPAGSQTISVRKARNAGNWSMVGTSNGKAEENYLEMWFDHGKNPEDATYEYVLLPGMTAEETEQYSREPQITVLANTSQMQAVYDRSENTLGANVWTDAASKIGDFSIKGAASFMAKEDENGILTVSASDPTMKNTGTIVIEINKPVTEILSSDENVKAELTEYGAKLTIQVKGTNGSNSYATMQLAASLYPQAVTLAPGQSMSFAVNDYTNDAGIITWKVTGDKSLESGTGIDEEGCLDIDDFEESSRLNVTAELENGLKLQAFVSLGGKVGPELPKNIQKVQSLIEDAVKEAISNDDYSDYKVQKAIRSAVNALTAVSNEELATYLMDQLIALEELYKAAMAANDCMIDSRVDSTETEITGIQIAGAALSIPIKITGNSATPSSAVRATASNASKASPSTAFLIFEDEEDDQEIRTAIMSVNDGNVSETEEEFRKTFGLQLQLEDKYGNRKPISLNAPVKVWMDIPDQGKDSSSITATFKGSGGETRQLPIYWNHKTDKISFVLTDNGTVTLIINSTTGGEEHFQVSIDDSLEGGSITANLSEGKKGTKVIVKTVPDIGYRLKRLSVNGKTVSPDKNGKYEFLLLQDTYITGEFRKTNLDGEGSQDRNRNSESNIVSSVWKKVNGKWYYFNDKGNMATGWLLVDGKWYWLSLDGAMQTGWVFDQMDSSWYYLDSSGAMAEGWNCIDGKWYYLTTQAEGSSGWAMNQEKWEYKKPEGYSRPRGSLYMNGVTPDGWLVDSNGVWNQ
- the eam gene encoding glutamate 2,3-aminomutase, whose product is MGISKKQQVSIERAEELKGRIEDFLEARKRIPKGMDLEEEFIKRKTRILEVLDATEENWKDYQWQLTHRITDVETLSKIIFLSETEKMRIKKVEKKFRWAVSPYYLSLADPDDRYDPIRLLSIPTYKELEDTCMDLDPMGEEFTNPAGCITRRYPDRLIINVTNECAMYCRHCQRRRNIGEEDAHRSRSMILESIDYIRENEEIRDVLITGGDALCLSDEYLEWIIKQLKEIPHVDYIRLGTRSLVTMPQRITDQLCSMLKKYHPIYINTHFNHPIEITKESKAACEKLADSGIVLGNQAVLLNGINNDKYIMRLLNHELLKCRVRPYYIFHAKHVQGTAHFNTSIEDGIEIMEYLRGYTSGMAIPTFIVNAPKGLGKTPIFPNYIVSRGPGYVQLRTWEGNIVKYEDHETKDIRNYLES
- a CDS encoding ArsR/SmtB family transcription factor, producing MDKHKKTAKIFKAFCDEQRLAILELLQDGEKCACELLEKLDITQSTLSHHMKILCESGIVVGRKDGKWMHYSISESGAEHVKKLINEITLVNLNKPNSCC
- a CDS encoding MFS transporter; translated protein: MNASITNWKRNFYTIWAGQAFSQFSSSVLQFAIVWHLTDKTGSALVLSAAMMMGFLPQGILGPFIGVFIDRYNRKMIMAVSDLFIAAASFIMVIAGKMGVLSTELILLVLLIRSIGSAFHTPCLQAVTPQIVPEDQLTRCSGYSQALESVSQLFSPALAAVLYQSWSLSSIIFLDVIGALIAVFMLVISVIPELNHNESIGKIHIIEEAKEGFKILRTKKGMLGLVLIGTLYTLAMMPTSALFPLMSMSYFHGTSTNASVTEIVFSIGLLIGSLILGRWGGTKNRIYTIIGSFLLMSFSLFVSGFLPRDGFLIFAICSWLMGISGPFYWGMYTPLLQSNFEAKYLGRVISLSSSIRLISGPIGLSVSGVFAEKYGVEKWFLIAGALVLFASFLCLAIPSIRNCDAKLNDNKTED